A genomic window from Silene latifolia isolate original U9 population chromosome Y, ASM4854445v1, whole genome shotgun sequence includes:
- the LOC141633013 gene encoding uncharacterized protein LOC141633013 yields the protein MGDDHPKGYTIRSGYDWLCSEQAAAVWSPVVWSNWNVPKHSIITWLMMHNGMNVKEKLFKFACCADDLCMMCEAQTETVKHVFSDCMYSCRIKDQLSQWFGGNVPDTIHLATAYQKSVLWKARAACLTAYHYHVWYQRNNARINFCLLRPELVARKIEEEVTRRIKTKLGGANVSIDWLCIQSS from the coding sequence atgggggatgatcaTCCTAAGGGGTATACAATTAGAAGTGGCTATGATTGGTTGTGTTCTGAACAGGCTGCAGCAGTCTGGTCACCTGTGGTCTGGAGCAATTGGAATGTCCCTAAACATTCCATTATtacttggttgatgatgcataATGGGATGAATGTCAAGGAAAAATTATTCAAGTTTGCATGTTGTGCTGATGATTTATGTATGATGTGTGAGGCCCAAACTGAGACTGTGAAACATGTGTTTTCTGACTGTATGTACAGCTGCAGAATTAAGGACCAGCTGTCCCAGTGGTTTGGAGGAAATGTCCCTGATACGATACATCTAGCTACTGCGTATCAGAAATCAGTCCTTTGGAAAGCTAGAGCTGCTTGTCTTACTGCCTACCATTATCATGTGTGGTATCAAAGAAATAATGCAAGAATCAACTTTTGTTTGTTGCGTCCTGAGTTGGTAGCGAGGAAAATTGAGGAAGAAGTTACTAGGAGAATTAAAACTAAGCTTGGAGGAGCCAATGTGAGCATTGATTGGCTTTGCATTCAATCGAGTTAA